A portion of the Lolium rigidum isolate FL_2022 chromosome 1, APGP_CSIRO_Lrig_0.1, whole genome shotgun sequence genome contains these proteins:
- the LOC124647959 gene encoding WAT1-related protein At5g64700-like → MDINVGPTTASAGWKTPLSMVLVQLFNTGMILLSKVSIGGGMFIFSLLAYRSFFGAVFILPFALVYERGKWRDMSWRAFGFIFFNAFIGYSVPLSLYYYGLRDTTASYAVIFLNIIPLVTFVISLVLRMETLQICSAAGSLKIVGVFLSVGGTMLISLYKGKTLHLWSPIFEYHKDKQLEVASNQLRGTIILVASSFAFACWYIIQSKVLKVYPHKYWSSMLTCLVGGFQTALVGIILRTDKSAWKLGWDLNLVTILYSGALATAARYSLNSWTCSKRGPAYPPMFSPLSVVFTVVLSSVFIGDHITIGSILGTTTVIVGLYVFLWAKSKEVWQT, encoded by the exons ATGGACATCAATGTTGGCCCGACGACGGCCTCGGCGGGGTGGAAGACGCCCTTGTCCATGGTGCTGGTGCAGCTCTTCAACACGGGGATGATCCTGCTGTCCAAGGTGTCCATTGGCGGCGGCATGTTCATCTTCAGCCTTCTCGCCTACCGCAGCTTCTTCGGCGCCGTCTTCATCCTCCCCTTTGCGCTCGTCTACGAGAG GGGAAAGTGGAGGGACATGAGCTGGAGAGCGTTCGGTTTTATATTCTTCAACGCGTTTATCGG GTACTCTGTCCCTTTGAGTCTATACTACTATGGCCTCCGGGATACCACGGCATCTTATGCCGTCATCTTTCTAAATATAATTCCTCTGGTCACGTTTGTGATCTCCTTAGTTCTCAG AATGGAGACCTTGCAAATTTGCAGCGCAGCAGGGTCGCTTAAGATAGTAGGTGTTTTCCTCTCTGTTGGAGGCACCATGCTTATCAGCCTTTACAAGGGCAAGACGCTTCATCTCTGGAGTCCAATATTTGAGTACCATAAGGACAAACAATTGGAGGTGGCAAGCAATCAGCTAAGAGGGACAATCATCTTGGTTGCCAGCAGCTTCGCGTTCGCTTGCTGGTACATAATTCAG TCAAAGGTTCTCAAGGTGTATCCGCACAAATACTGGTCATCCATGTTgacatgcttagttggaggatttCAGACAGCACTTGTTGGTATAATATTAAGAACAGACAAAAGTGCTTGGAAGCTAGGATGGGATCTGAACCTTGTGACCATTTTGTACTCG GGAGCTCTTGCAACGGCAGCAAGATATAGCCTCAACTCGTGG acatgctctaagcgaGGCCCAGCATATCCACCAATGTTCAGTCCATTATCAGTGGTATTCACTGTTGTCCTGTCCTCTGTCTTTATTGGGGATCATATTACAATAGGAAG CATCCTTGGAACAACAACGGTTATTGTTGGGCTCTATGTTTTCCTATGGGCAAAATCAAAAGAAGTTTGGCAAACATGA